From Triticum aestivum cultivar Chinese Spring chromosome 4A, IWGSC CS RefSeq v2.1, whole genome shotgun sequence, a single genomic window includes:
- the LOC123087174 gene encoding uncharacterized protein isoform X1, whose translation MSSDSDNDSDSYEERKKRVCHHVQSMSNIYAGASTLAGKYCDNYLIKADPRNSILSGFGWLQETVSTPGETYTMLRMNARLFFQLHDLLVKKYGFKSTCFVSSYEALAMFLWTLGGCESNRRTQNRFKHSGDTVHRKFHEVLLCVVKMAADYLKPKDPNFSSVHPRIQKDRRAYPHLKDCIGALDGTHVRATIPAGDQVRYIGRSGSTTQNVLAICDFDMHFMYTSVGQPGSMHDTSVLYHAIEADKDTFPHPPKGKYYLVDAGYPNRPGYLAPYKGERYHVPDFQRGVAPRTPKEKFNKIHSSKRNVIERAFGVWKMKWQILLKMPNYSVETQKMIVAATMTLHNYVRYHDKGDLHFLRVDRDPNYVPTIPSRYQRYAIPPNASDVSTSEASDKDMDLFRNRLATNIALGW comes from the exons ATGTCATCGGATAGTGACAATGATAGTGATAGTTATGAAGAAAGGAAGAAGAGGGTATGCCACCATGTCCAATCAATGTCCAACATCTATGCCGGTGCATCAACACTTGCAGGGAAGTACTGTGACAACTATTTGATCAAGGCAGACCCAAGGAATTCTATTCTCAGTGGGTTCGGATGGCTGCAGGAGACAGTCTCAACACCTGGAGAAACATATACCATGTTGAGGATGAACGCACGCCTCTTCTTTCAATTGCATGACTTGTTGGTCAAAAAGTATGGCTTCAAATCAACCTGTTTCGTAAGCAGTTATGAAGCGCTTGCAATGTTCTTGTGGACATTAGGGGGTTGCGAGTCTAATAGGAGAACACAAAATCGTTTCAAGCACTCAGGAGATACAGTCCACCGGAAGTTTCATGAGGTTTTACTCTGTGTGGTTAAGATGGCAGCAGATTACCTGAAACCTAAGGACCCAAACTTTAGTAGTGTGCACCCAAGGATTCAAAAGGATAGAAGGGCTTATCCACATCTTAAGGACTGCATCGGCGCACTAGATGGTACTCACGTCAGAGCTACCATTCCTGCTGGCGACCAAGTTAGATACATTGGAAGGTCAGGATCAACAACACAGAATGTTCTGGCAATATGTGATTTTGACATGCATTTCATGTACACTTCAGTTGGTCAACCCGGCTCTATGCATGATACCAGTGTCTTGTATCATGCAATTGAAGCTGACAAAGATACCTTCCCTCATCCTCCAAAGG GTAAGTACTATCTTGTGGACGCGGGCTATCCTAATAGACCTGGATATCTCGCACCTTACAAGGGAGAAAGGTACCACGTGCCTGATTTTCAACGAGGTGTGGCGCCAAGAACACCTAAGGAGAAATTTAACAAGATACACTCATCCAAGCGTAATGTGATCGAGAGAGCATTTGGTGTGTGGAAAATGAAGTGGCAGATTCTACTAAAGATGCCCAATTATTCAGTTGAAACTCAAAAGATGATAGTGGCTGCCACTATGACCCTTCACAACTACGTTCGATATCATGATAAGGGTGATCTTCACTTTCTTCGAGTCGACAGAGATCCCAACTATGTCCCAACTATCCCTTCAAGGTATCAACGGTATGCCATCCCTCCGAATGCATCAGATGTGTCAACCTCGGAGGCTAGTGATAAAGACATGGACCTGTTCCGTAATAGACTAGCAACTAATATTGCTCTTGGTTGGTGA
- the LOC100682480 gene encoding probable linoleate 9S-lipoxygenase 4 produces MLLHGLVDRLTGKNKQAWKEGKIRGTAVLVKSDVLNLGDFHASLLDGVHDILGKDDGVIFHLVSATAPDPQNPRRGKVGKPAHLEEMVVTMKSKAAGESVFKVTFEWDDSQGIPGAVVVRNTYRSEYLLKTLTLHGVPGKGTVVFVANSWIYPNVDRVFFANDTYLPSKMPALLVQYRQDELNNLRGDGTTGKYEEWDRVYRYDYYNDLGEPDKGHPRPVLGGTQELPYPRRCRTGRPPTKTDPRSESRIPQYKIQEALNIYVPRDERFGHLKLSDFLGYSLKAITEAILPVIRTYVDTTPKEFDSFQDIYDLYDGLLKVPDNQHLKELKKKIPLQFIKSLLPVAGDDLLNLPLPHVIRSNDYAWRSDEEFAREMLAGVNPVCIKRLTEFPVKSTLDPSVYGDQSSTITEDQIQQNLEEGLTVKQAMEKNRLFILDHHDNFMPFLDRINKLEGNYIYASRTLLFLKADGTLKPLAIELSLPHPDGIQHGAKSTVYLPADIDSGVDGQIWQLAKAYASVDDSAWHQLISHWLNTHAVIEPFVIATNRQLSVVHPVHKLLSPHYRDTLNINALARTTLINAGGVFEMTVFPEKYALEMSSIVYKNWKLTEQGLPDDLVKRGMAVPDSSSPYGVRLLIKDYPYAVDGLVIWWAIERWVNEYLAIYYPNDGVLRADKELEEWWKEVREVGHGDLKDADWWPKMVTVQELAKTCTTIIWVASALHAAVNFGQYPYAGYLPNRPTVSRRKMPEEGEEEYKQLQKGGKEADKVFIHTITSQFQTILGITLIEILSKHSSDEVYLGQRDTPEWTSDAKALEAFKRFGTRLMEIEKRILDMNKDPALKNRNGPVKMPYMLLYPNTSDAGGEKGLGLTAMGIPNSVSI; encoded by the exons ATGCTGCTGCACGGGCTGGTGGACCGGCTGACCGGGAAGAACAAGCAGGCGTGGAAGGAGGGCAAGATCCGGGGCACGGCCGTGCTGGTCAAGAGCGACGTGCTCAACCTCGGCGACTTCCACGCCTCCCTCCTCGACGGCGTCCACGACATCCTCGGCAAGGACGACGGCGTCATCTTCCACCTCGTCAGCGCCACCGCCCCAGACCCCC AGAATCCGAGGCGGGGCAAGGTGGGGAAGCCGGCGcacctggaggagatggtggtgacCATGAAGTCCAAGGCGGCCGGGGAGTCGGTGTTCAAGGTCACCTTCGAGTGGGACGACTCGCAGGGGATCCCCGGCGCCGTCGTCGTCCGCAACACCTACCGCTCCGAGTACCTGCTCAAGACGCTCACCCTCCacggcgtccccggcaagggcaccgtCGTCTTCGTCGCCAACTCCTGGATCTACCCCAACGTCGACCGCGTCTTCTTCGCCAACGAC ACCTATCTGCCCAGCAAAATGCCTGCACTTTTGGTGCAATACAGGCAAGATGAACTCAACAATCTCCGAGGCGACGGCACAACCGGAAAGTACGAGGAGTGGGACCGTGTGTACCGCTATGACTACTACAACGACCTCGGTGAGCCGGACAAGGGCCATCCGCGCCCGGTCCTCGGCGGCACCCAGGAACTCCCCTATCCCCGTCGTTGCAGAACTGGCCGACCCCCAACAAAAACAG ACCCTAGATCAGAGAGCAGAATTCCTCAGTACAAGATACAGGAGGCCCTCAACATCTATGTCCCGCGTGATGAGCGCTTTGGGCACCTCAAGTTGTCTGACTTCCTTGGGTACTCTCTCAAGGCCATCACCGAGGCCATTCTTCCGGTGATTAGGACCTATGTTGACACTACACCCAAGGAGTTTGATTCGTTTCAAGACATCTATGATCTCTACGACGGTCTTCTGAAAGTGCCCGATAACCAACACCTAAAGGAGCTCAAGAAGAAAATCCCCCTTCAGTTTATTAAAAGTCTTTTACCAGTTGCTGGCGACGACCTCCTGAACCTGCCCCTTCCACATGTTATCAGATCAA ACGATTATGCTTGGAGGTCAGACGAGGAGTTTGCGCGGGAGATGCTCGCAGGCGTGAACCCGGTTTGCATCAAACGTCTGACG GAGTTCCCTGTAAAAAGTACCCTGGATCCCAGTGTGTACGGGGACCAATCAAGCACCATCACTGAAGATCAAATTCAGCAGAACCTTGAAGAAGGCCTCACAGTGAAACAG GCAATGGAGAAAAACAGGCTCTTCATTCTAGATCACCACGATAACTTCATGCCATTCCTTGACCGCATCAACAAGCTGGAAGGCAACTACATCTACGCTTCGAGGACCCTGCTGTTCCTGAAGGCCGACGGCACGCTGAAGCCCTTGGCCATCGAGCTGAGCCTGCCACACCCTGACGGAATACAGCACGGCGCGAAGAGCACGGTGTACCTTCCGGCTGATATTGACTCTGGTGTTGATGGCCAGATCTGGCAGCTTGCCAAGGCTTACGCCTCCGTCGACGACTCTGCGTGGCATCAGCTTATCAGCCACTG GCTGAACACACACGCGGTGATCGAGCCGTTCGTGATTGCGACGAACCGGCAACTCAGTGTGGTGCACCCGGTGCACAAGCTGCTGAGCCCACATTACCGCGACACGTTGAACATCAATGCCCTGGCGCGAACCACTCTCATCAACGCCGGTGGCGTCTTTGAGATGACCGTCTTCCCGGAGAAATATGCGCTTGAGATGTCTTCCATCGTCTACAAGAACTGGAAGCTCACCGAGCAGGGCCTCCCCGACGATCTCGTCAAGAG AGGCATGGCTGTGCCGGATTCATCGAGCCCATACGGTGTCCGGCTGCTGATCAAGGACTACCCGTACGCGGTGGACGGGCTGGTGATCTGGTGGGCGATCGAGCGGTGGGTGAACGAGTACCTGGCCATCTACTACCCCAACGACGGCGTGCTCCGGGCCGACAAGGAGCTGGAGGAGTGGTGGAAGGAGGTGCGCGAGGTCGGGCACGGCGACCTCAAggacgccgactggtggcccaAGATGGTGACCGTGCAGGAGCTGGCCAAGACGTGCACCACCATCATCTGGGTGGCATCGGCGCTACACGCGGCGGTCAACTTCGGGCAGTACCCGTACGCTGGGTACCTCCCGAACCGGCCGACGGTGAGCCGTCGGAAGATGCCGGAGGAGGGCGAAGAGGAGTACAAGCAGCTGCAGAAGGGCGGGAAGGAGGCCGACAAGGTGTTCATCCACACCATCACCAGCCAGTTCCAGACCATCCTCGGCATCACGCTCATCGAGATCCTGTCGAAGCACTCCTCCGACGAGGTGTACCTCGGGCAGCGCGACACGCCGGAGTGGACGTCGGACGCCAAGGCCCTGGAGGCGTTCAAGAGGTTCGGCACCCGGCTGATGGAGATCGAGAAGCGCATCCTGGACATGAACAAGGACCCGGCGCTCAAGAACCGGAACGGGCCGGTGAAGATGCCCTACATGCTGCTGTACCCCAACACGTCGGACGCCGGCGGCGAGAAAGGGCTGGGCCTCAccgccatgggcatccccaacagCGTCTCCATCTGA
- the LOC123087174 gene encoding L10-interacting MYB domain-containing protein isoform X2, with amino-acid sequence MSADWSDDNTTILTELFVQQVRAGNRPDKHLTQNAYEEVAKDFKVRTGLEYTRLQLKNKWDKLKTDYSNFRKLKLKETGGGWDYERNTIKQDDEWWKKAKIDIPGCGKFRKRGLRNENNLSIMFADITSDGTDHWNPASGTIPQSSSATSVFNVDDIQDVDLEETQTGESHADGKGKRLGRYVDGNNKKPKTSLVIQEQITRVGDIAERTQSSFESYMKKEESSSITSVMDLVVECGAIVGSDEYFIASELFVKREQREMFLHMTESAARLDWLRRKYNSKYGH; translated from the exons ATGTCTGCCGATTGGAGTGACGATAACACTACGATCTTGACCGAGCTCTTTGTCCAACAAGTGCGTGCTGGCAATAGGCCAGACAAGCACTTGACTCAAAATGCTTATGAGGAAGTTGCGAAGGATTTTAAAGTCAGAACAGGCCTGGAGTACACCAGGCTCCAACTAAAGAACAAGTGGGATAAGTTGAAGACTGATTACAGCAATTTCAGAAAACTCAAATTGAAGGAGACTGGTGGTGGGTGGGACTATGAGAGAAACACCATCAAAcaagatgatgaatggtggaagaAAGCAAAGATA GACATCCCTGGCTGTGGCAAGTTCCGAAAGCGCGGACTTCGAAATGAGAATAACTTATCTATCATGTTTGCTGACATCACAAGTGATGGTACAGATCACTGGAATCCTGCTTCAGGCACCATTCCCCAATCTAGCAGTGCAACTTCAGTTTTCAATGTGGACGACATACAAGATGTTGATCTGGAGGAGACCCAAACAGGTGAGTCACATGCCGATGGAAAAGGGAAGAGACTTGGCAGGTATGTGGATGGCAATAACAAGAAGCCAAAGACATCTCTTGTTATACAAGAACAGATAACCAGGGTTGGAGATATAGCAGAGAGGACCCAATCCAGCTTTGAGTCATACATGAAGAAAGAAGAGAGTTCATCGATTACTTCTGTGATGGATCtggttgttgagtgtggtgcaatAGTAGGCAGTGATGAATATTTCATTGCTAGTGAACTATTTGTGAAGCGAGAGCAGAGAGAGATGTTCCTGCATATGACTGAAAGTGCTGCTCGTTTAGATTGGTTGCGTAGGAAATACAACAGCAAGTATGGGCATTAG